The Bacillus vallismortis genome window below encodes:
- the moaC gene encoding cyclic pyranopterin monophosphate synthase MoaC, with protein sequence MNGFSHFNEQGRAQMVDISEKSSTVRTAAAVSSVHMKNEVYEKIQSHDIGKGDVLAVAQVAGIMAAKQTSNIIPMCHPLSLSGVDISFDWKIKEKEVILHIKAQVKTKGSTGVEMEALTSASVCALTVYDMCKALDKGMVIGPTFLLEKTGGKNGDFKRELSEYNLEDQK encoded by the coding sequence ATGAATGGATTTTCTCATTTTAATGAACAGGGAAGAGCCCAGATGGTGGATATAAGCGAAAAATCTTCGACTGTCCGTACTGCGGCGGCTGTTTCAAGCGTACACATGAAGAATGAAGTGTACGAGAAAATACAAAGTCACGATATCGGCAAAGGAGATGTACTGGCTGTTGCACAAGTGGCAGGCATTATGGCGGCAAAGCAAACGTCCAATATCATTCCGATGTGCCATCCGCTTTCACTGAGCGGAGTAGATATATCGTTCGACTGGAAAATAAAAGAAAAAGAAGTTATACTTCATATAAAAGCACAGGTCAAAACGAAAGGGAGTACAGGTGTGGAAATGGAAGCGCTCACTTCTGCATCGGTGTGCGCTCTTACCGTTTACGATATGTGCAAGGCCCTTGATAAGGGGATGGTCATCGGCCCTACTTTCTTGCTGGAAAAGACAGGCGGGAAAAACGGTGACTTTAAAAGAGAACTATCCGAGTATAATTTGGAGGACCAAAAATGA